Below is a window of Cytobacillus firmus DNA.
TAGGAGAGATGAAACGGTGCTTTTCCCGCTTGCAATCCCGCCTGTCAAACCTACAGTCAGTGACATAGTGAATTCCTTTCTAATAAAATGCTAGATTTTCAGAATCCCAATTACGATCAAAATAATGCCTGGAATGAATGAGAACTTATGGACCCATCCGCTTTTTGAGAAAACAGCCCCCACCTGCATTCCCATAAACACAAACAGAGAGCTCATAACGGCGACCGTCATTGCCAGGTAGTAAGGTGAGTACCCCAGCATAGCTGCACCGATCCCCGCTCCGAAAGCATCAAGTGATAGGGCGAGCCCAAGCATTAGTGCTTCAATTCCTGTGATGGCACCGGATTTGTCAAAATCGGCGGACATGGGCTTTTTCAGAATATTAATGACAAGCCCAAGAGATTTGATTTCCAGATTTACAATTGTCTTTTCATGCGGGAGGACATCCTTCACCTTTTCCGGCCTGAAAAATTGATATAGAACCCAGGCACCGAGAAAAATCAGAATGACTCCTCCTAAACTTTCAGCTAAAGCCGGGGACAAAAAGGCTTCTATTAAATGGCCGATTGTCATGGCGGCCATTAATGTGAGAGCTGAACAGCAAGCGATTATACTGATCGATTTAAATGGTATGCTCATTTTCCTTAAACCATAGGTTAAACCGACACTGAAACTGTCAAGACTGACAGCAAAAGCAAGTATCAAAAGTGAGAATATATGCGCCATAGAATAGAGCTCCTCCCTGTCAATCGCTACGATAGTATATGGAAGAAGCCCATCCAATGTTATTCGAAACGCAATTTAGCTCTATTCCGGATTATTATTTTCTCTGGCAAGCCGGACAGAATACTGTACCCCTGCCCCCGGTTACGATCCGCTCAAGTGTGCTTCCGCACACTTTGCAACCTTCCCCTTTTCTCCCATAAACAAAAAGCTCAAGCTGGAACATGCCAATTTGTCCCTGGGAATTAACATAGGAGCGAATGGTGCTTCCTCCTTTATCTACCGCTTCTCTCAGGGTATCTCCAATTTCTTTGTGAAGTGTCTCCAATTCGGTTCTTGTTAAGCTATTTGCCGCTCTTTCAGGATGAATTCGAGAACGGAATAAAGCTTCATCCACATATATATTGCCAAGCCCTACGATCGTTTTCTGATCTAGAAGCGCTGTTTTGACATGGCGGGAGGTCCGGGCAAGCCGGGCAGCAAGGTCGTCCACCGTAAATTCTTCTGCAAATGGTTCCGGTCCCAAATGTGCCAGAGGAAGTGCCTTAAGTTCTTCACCCTTTGCATATAGGTGCATCGTTCCAAATTTACGAACATCTTTGTATCTGAGTTCAGTGCCATCTGTAAAATGGAAAATGACATGAGTGTGTTTTTCAGCAGGTTCTTCTTTGGAGTAAAGGCCGTATCTGCCCTCCATTCTCAGGTGGGACACAAGTGCATAGTCAAAGGTGTAGAGGATTAGGAATTTCCCTCTCCTGCCAATGTCCTGAAAGGTTTGGCCTGCTAAAGCATCCTTGAATTGAGCAAGCTCTTCGGGATGCTTAACCATCTTAGGCCAGAAAACCGAAACATGTGAAATGGTTTTGCCGATCACCAATTGCTGCAATGTTCTTCTGACCGTTTCAACTTCAGGAAGTTCCGGCATGGTTATTCCTCCTTAGTCATGAATTTTCTGCATTCAAAAATACAATGTACTATTATTTCGCATCAAACCATGTTGGGCCATAGGAATAATCCACTTTGAGCGGAACTTTCAATTCTACTGTATTTTCCATTACGTCCGGCACGATTTTTTTGAGTTTCTCTATTTCATCCTCAGGTGCTTCAAAGATTAGTTCATCGTGAACTGACAGCAGAAGCCGTGCTTTGAGTTCTTCTTTTCTTAAGCGGTCAGCCATGTCAATCATGGCTTTTTTAATAATATCTGCTGCACTTCCCTGAATTGGAGTGTTCATAGCTGTCCGCTCTGCAAAACTTCGCAGGTTGAAGTTTCGGCTAGTGATTTCTGGCAGATATCTTCTTCTGTGAAGAAGCGTCGAGACAAAACCTTTCTGTTTTGCTTCATGGATAATATCATCCATGTACTGCTTAACACCAGGATAGCTCTCAAGATACCGGTCAATAAATTTTCCGGCTTCTTTCCGTGTGATTCCGAGGCTCTGGGAAAGGCCATAATCACTGATTCCGTAGACTATTCCGAAGTTAACGGCCTTTGCATGGCGCCGCATATTGGACGTAACTTCATCGGCTTTTACATGGAATACTTCCATTGCCGTTTTGGTATGGATATCCATATCTTCATTAAAGGCTTCAATCAGCTTTTCATCATCTGCAATATGAGCCAGTACTCTCAGTTCAATCTGCGAATAGTCTGCAGCAAAGATAGCCCATCCCGGTTCTGAAGGAACAAATGCCTGCCTGATTTTTCGCCCTTCTTCCAGCCGGATTGGAATATTTTGCAGATTTGGATCAGTTGAGCTTAATCTTCCTGTCTGGGTAAGTGCCTGATTAAACCTGGTGTGGACTTTACCTGTTTCATTGTTAACTACCTTCAGCAGGCCTTCAATATAAGTGGACTGAAGCTTGCCAAGCTGGCGGTAGTGCAGGATGTCCCGGATTATTTCATGGTCGTTCTCAAGTTTTTCAAGTACATCCGCCGAAGTGGAATAGCCTGTCTTCGTTTTTTTAATGACTGGCAGCCCTAATTTTTCAAAAAGAATTACACCGAGCTGTTTAGGAGAATTGATATTAAAAGCTTCCCCGGCAAGCTCATGTATCCGCTTTTCAATTTCATCCAATTTGGAGAGCAGGTCTTGTCCCATTGTCCTCAAGCGTCCTAAATCCACTTTAACCCCAGTTGACTCCATATCTGCTAATATTAAAGAAAGTGGCATTTCCAGGTCATAAAACAGCTCAGATTGCTGGTTTTCCTTTAAATCACTATCAAGCTTTTCCCTCAATGTCATCAAAGCTGCTGCTTTTCTTGCTAAATGTCCGCCAAGTTCTTTTTCTTCCGGAATCCGCCTTTTTGCTCCTTTGCCATAGAAAGCTTCATCAGATTGAATCGCATGATAGCCATGATTTTTTGCTATAGATGCTATATCCTCAATACTCTGAGATGGGTTAATAATATATGAAGCAATATAGAGATCAAAGTCTGCTCCCTTTAGATGAATCCCATGATGCCGGAGTGACACTTCAGATCTTTTTGCATCATACACTGTCTTCTTTTTCGTTTCATCTTCAGCCCATCTTTTAAAAACATCTGATTCTAAAGCCTTATCTTTGGAGAAGTAGAAATTCCCTTTATCATTTGCAACGGAAAAACCAATGATGTCTGCATAATGGTAATTATCCTCTAGAAGCTCAACATAAAATGCATTTTCATCAGAAAACATATCTTCTTTAATTTCGTCTGCTATGATAAATTCAATTTCATCCAGATTCTCTTCGATTGCTTCAGTGTCCCCGCCGATTTTTTCCAGCAGCGAGTTAAAGCCAAGTTCTTTAAAGATGCTTATAACTTTTTCTTTTTCAAAACCTTCATATTCAATGTCTTCAATTTTGATTTCAACGGGAGCTTCCCTCGAGATAGTAGCAAGTTCTTTGCTCATTAAAGCTTGCTCCCTGAATTCTTCCAGCTTTTCTTTCAGTTTTTTTCCGCTCACCTCATCAACAGATTTCAAGAGCTCTTCAAGGGTTCCAAACTCTTTCAGCAATTTAAGGGCTGTTTTTTCGCCCACTCCCGGCACACCCGGAATATTATCTGAACTATCCCCCATCAGGCCTTTCATATCAATAATCCTGTCAGGCGTTATTCCGTATTTCTCTTCTATATGAGCTGGCGTGTATTCTTCAATATCTGTAATTCCTTTGCGGGTGATGCTGACTGTGACAGAATCGGAACTTAACTGTGTTAAATCCTTATCCCCTGATATAACTTTAACTTCATATCCATCTTTTTCGGCATGGAGGGATAGTGTTCCAATGATATCATCCGCTTCATAATTTTCCAGTTCATATCTGGAGATTCCATAAGCATCAAGAAGCTCTCTTATATAAGGAAACTGCTCTGATAGCTCAGGTGGAGTTTTCTGCCGGCCGCCTTTATACTCGCTAAAGGTTTTATGGCGAAATGTTGTTTTTCCGGCATCGAACGCCACAAGGAGATGCGTCGGTTTTTCATCCTCCAGAATCCTCTGCAGCATCATGGTAAATCCGTAGACAGCATTGGTATGTATTCCTTTATCATTGTTTAAGAGCGGCAAAGCAAAAAATGCCCGATAAGCAATGCTGTTGCCGTCTATCAGAACAAGCTTTTTTTTATCCAACTAATATCTCCTCCTTATTAAGAAAAGCGGAAGCGCCTTGTCCACCCCCGACGCCTCGAGGGGGTAGGCGCTGCAGCTAGACAGTTATCTAACTTGAAAAGCGGAAGCGCCTTGTCCACCCCCGACACCTCGAGGGGGCAGGCGCTGCAGCTAGACAGTTGTCTAACTTGAAAAGCACAAGTGACCTTGCCCACAATAAAAAAGCCGTTATTTTTCCTTTATTCTATCATGAGCAGATAGAGAAAGAAAAATAACGGCTTTCCATTTAAATGCTATCTAATTAGTATTCCCCATCAGCAGACGGGCATATGGCGAATCAGAAGGCAGAACAATTACAGTCTCGCCATTGATAGTCTTTTTATAGGATTCAAGTGTGCGGAATAAGGAATAGAATTCAGGATCTTTTGAGAAGGCTTCATTGTAGACCTTCGCGGCTCCCGCTTCCCCTTCTGCCCGAATGACTTCAGCATCTGCCTGGGCCTTCGCAAGCATTTCCCTGACGGTCCTGTCTGTTTCAGCAATAATAACATTCTTCTGAGCATCACCCCTGGACAGATATTCCTGGGCTGTCGACTGGCGCTCGGAAATCATCCTGGTATACACAGACTGTTCATTTTCAGCCGGTAGATCAGTCCGTTTAATGCGAACATCTGTTACTGTGATTCCATAATTATCATTTGCAAGCAGCTCATTCACTTTTGTGGTGATTTGATCATTCAATGATCCTCGTGAAGATTTTTCATCATTGATGATTTCTTCATAATTCAGCCGACCCAGTTCGGAGCGGGTCACGGAGTAAATGAATTCTTCCATTCTGGCCTCCGCTCCCTCCAATGTTCTGGCGTTTGAGATCATTTTCTTGGGATCATCAATCTTCCAGACTGCATAGTTATCGATAATCATAACTTTTTTGTCCTTAGTATTGATTTCAGCTTCAGACACGTCATAAGTCATTTGATATCTTGGGAGCGTAGAGACACTTTGGATGAATGGTATTTTATAAGCTAATCCAGGTTCACTCTCAATCCTGACCACCTCTCCAAATTGACGGATAACCTTGTATTCCCCTTCCTTTACAATAAACAGGTTGCTGAACAATATCCCTAGGCCTGCAATGATGAGCACCAGGATGATTCCTAGTTTGGTATAGCTTCTCCACTTGAAATTTCCGCCCCGTTCATTGATATTCACAATATTTTGATCACTCATTATCCGTGCCCCCCTCCTCTTTCGGTTTGGACTGTTCTTTCTCCAGAGGCCTGATCGGGAAATACTTCATAGTGTTTCCATCGTCATTCATAATGTAAATCTCTGCACCTGGAAGAACTTGCTCAAGCGTTTCAATGACAAGACGCTCTCTTGTTATATCAGGATTATTTTTATATTCCCCATACAATTTATTAAAGACTGCTACATCTCCACGTGCTCTTTCGAGACGGGCTGCCTTTTCCCCATTCGCTTTAGAGATAAGGGCTTTCTTCTCACCTTCTGCTTCATTCATTCTCTGATTCTTATATTTATCTGCTTCATTTTTTTTAGTATTTGCGGTTTCCCTCGCATCGGTTACATCCGTAAAAGCTTTTCTTACATCATCATTCGGCAGCTCGACATCCTGGAGTTTTACTGCAAGAATTGATATGCCAATATCATATTTGCCAATTAAAGAGGTTAGTAGCTCTCTGACATCCGCTTCGATATCTGCTTTACCTGAGGTCAGCGCGTCATCTATCTTCGATCCTCCAATAATACTTCTTAAGGATGAGGAAGTAGCATCATATAGAATTTCTTCCGGCTCTTCAGCATTATATAGGTATTTTTCCGGATCAGTAATTTTCCACTGTACAACCAGATCTGCAAGAACGATATTTTCATCCCCGGTTATCATCTTTGTCTCATCGGGAAAGTCCTTTATTTCCCCACCTTTTTCTTCATATCCAAACTGCAGCGAAAATGTTTCCTTCGAAAGCTTCTCCACGCTTTGGACAGGCCACGGCAATTTAAAGTGAAGTCCCGGCTCCGTAATACCTTCCTCAACCTTTCCAAATGTTAAAATGACTGCCTGATCCGATTCATCCACGGTATACCATGTTGTAAAGGCAACTATACTTAAAATAACAATTGCGATAATTAGGCCTGCGATTGTATAAATCCGCTTTAAGCTGATCATTTCTTTCTCCCCTTCCTGGCACTTTCTATACCTTTTCATACGATTTATTTACGTAAAGGTTTCATAAATATGACAAAAGTTAAGGAAAGAAGGAAAGTCGATGAAAGTGAAAAAGGCGAAAGCGGGGTCAGCTTTCACCTTTTTCTATGGCTCCTTGGATGAAGGGGTTTAACAATTATGATTTTATCAGCGGAATGTAAAGAGAACATAAATCTCCTGTAAAAATAATGTAAAGTTAATTCTGCCGCTTCATCCATCTTTTTCTATATTTTTTTCGGAAGTTCAATAATAAAGGCGGTGCCTTTGCCGACCTCGCTTTTTACCGAGATAGTTCCCTTATGTGCTTCAACGAGATGCTTTACGATTGCAAGCCCCAGCCCTGTTCCGCCGGAGTTCCTGCTTCTGGCTTTATCAACCCGATAAAAACGTTCAAAGATACGCGGAATTTCTCCGGCTTCAATTCCAATCCCTGTATCCCTTATTTCGGTTAGAACTGTGCTGTCTGAATCTGCAGACGAAATATAGACGACCCCCTGATTTGGCGTATAAGAAATTGCATTTGATATGATATTTATAAACACCTGCTTAAGCCGGTGAACATCACCTTCAATATATACAGGTTTATCCTCTCTCTTATATTCCAAAACGATTTCCTTTTCCGCTGCTTTCCCTTTCATGATGGCTACTACATCTTCGAGCACATCAGCCAGATCCAGCTGCTGAATGGACAAGCTAAAGCCTTGCTTTTCGATTTTCGACAGATCCAGTAATTCCTGAATAAGAGATTGCAGACGATCACTTTCCTTCAAAATGATATTGAGGAAATCATTAAGAGTCTGTTTGTTTTCCATTGCACCATCCAAGAGAGTTTCAGAGAAGCCCTTTATAGAGGTAATAGGTGTTTTCAATTCATGAGAAACATTCGCTACAAAATCCTTCCTCATCTGCTCAAGCTTCTTCAGTTCTGTAATATCATGAAAAACAAGCAGTATCCCTTTCCATTCATCATTCGTCCCGATAATCGGAACTCCATATACTTCAAAATAACGTCTTTCGATATTGACGGGAATAATGAGCTGCTTTTTTACTTTCTGCTCGGTCATAAAAATTTCTTCAACCACTTCGGTAATACCTTTGTGTTCTATCACTTCATAATAGAGCTTGTAAAGGTATTCGGAAGGGTTTACATTGAAAACCTCTTTATATGGCCGGTTCACTAAATTAATATAGCCTCTGCTGTCAATAAGAATTAAACCGCTTCCCATGTTTTCAATAAGAGCACCCAGTCTGTCCTGCTGCATTTCCTGGGATTTCACCATTTCCTGAAGATTCCTCGCCAGTACATTGATAGACTTACTCAGCATACCAGTTTCATCTTCCTGATCTTCATATGTTCTTGCCCGATAGTTTCCCTTAGTAAGTTCAATCGCAACCTGTGTTGCTGACTCAATAGGCTTTGTATATCGGGCCGTAATTCTTGACCCGAGCAGAATAATCAGAAATAAAGACAAACCAAGACTGACAGCTAAAATCCACCAAATCTGCTGATAGGCCTTTTGGAATTCAGCAAGCTTCGTGCTCAAGAAAATATAGCCTTCCTTCTCGCCATTTATCATGACAGGCTGCCAATAATAGTGCAGATTAAACCCTCCGGCCACTTCCCATCCTGATTCATATACAGATTTCTTTTTTAATACTTCTACTATGATTTCCTGGTGCCTGCTTTGTGATGTCTCACTTTTCACGCTGCTATCCATTAATATTCTGCCCTTGTTATCAGTAGCAGTTACACGCACATCAAGTATGTCACCCAGCTCATTGATTCTCTCAATAGTAATGGATCCAATGCCTCCATTGCCCTCAATATAGCTCGCCGCCATTTCAGTCTCTTTTTGCAGACGTGCATCAAATGTATTTAAATAATAGCTTTTAAAAAGCTGGCCTAAAAGTAGGCCTAATGCAACTAAAACAACCAGAATTAAAGAAAGCAATGCGAAAAGCAGGCGGGTGCGAAAGGTTGTCATTCTCCTTTAGGCTCCTCCAATTTGTAGCCCAGTCCGCGAATGGTCTTAATATATACAGGTTTTTTGGTGTTTGCTTCAATTTTCTCTCTTAAATGGCTAATATGTACATCAACGATTCTCGTGTCTCCTGCAAAATCATAATTCCAGACTGCACTAAGCAGCTGATCCCTTGTAAGGACACGGCTCTTATTCTTGGCAAGATATAATAACAATTCAAATTCCTTCGGAGTTAATTCAAGAAGTTCTTCTTCAAAATAGGCTTCATAATGCTGTGGAAAGATCTTAAGGCCGCCAATTTTAAAAGAATCTCCATCTTCTGATTTCTCCTCGGCAGCCTCAGGCACAAATTGTGTTCTCCGTAAGATAGCTTTAACTCTGGCAACCACTTCCCGTGGGCTGAAAGGTTTTGTCATGTAATCATCTGCACCCAGTTCAAGACCAAGAACCTTATCAAATTCATCATCCTTGGCCGTCAGCATTAAAATAGGCGTCGCTATTTTCTGCTGTCTAAGCTGTTTGCATACTTCTATGCCATCAAGCTTTGGCAGCATAAGATCAAGTACAATAAGATCCGGCTTTTCAGAAATGGCCAGATCTTTGCCCTCCTGGCCATCCATGGCTGTAATTACTTCATAGCCTGCCTGCTGCAGGTTGTATTGAAGTAAAGTTACGATAGATTGTTCGTCATCTACAACTAGAATTTTCTTATCCATACGATCCTCCGAGTGAATGAATTACCCCTGTTTGAACTTCAGCTGATTGATTGTCAGCGATTTTTAAAAAAAGCAGGTATCCCTCCTGCCTATCAACCCCTATTTGCCACATATCTTTATTATAATATATTTCATGATGTTTTTCGGGTCAATTGCTGGAAAGGATGGATTTCATAAAAAAAGATGTGCATATGCTGCACATCTTTTGACTATCAGAAATTGTCCAAAGCATTTCCATCCATTGGCTGAGGCTTGTATGGCGGGCATACAAGGAGCTGTCCATTAATAACTGTCTGGTCCTCTTCATTTGTTCCCTGTACCTTAATTTGCACGGTATGATTTGAGGTGTTCACTTCTATTACTTCAAATAAAAATTGAACCGTACCATAATGATAGACAGGCTTTGAGTACTCGATGTCCTGTTTTAAAACATGGCTTCCAGGGCCCGGCAAATATTTTGATATGGCAGAATTTATGATGCCATTCAGCATAACACTTGGTACAATTGGTTTTTTATAAGGTGTTTGTGAAGCATAATCATGCTGAATATATAAAGGGTTTGCATCGTTTGTCAGGCCCAGATACAGCAATAGGTCCTTGTCTTCTATTTTTTCTGTCAGCGTCAATTTTTCGCCTACAGATATTTCTTCAATGGTTCTTCCCAATTTTCTTTTCTTTCCAAGCAGCATAGCTAAGCACCTCCGAGTGTTGTAACCGTTTACATAATCACTGTAAAAAAATAGACTGCTCAATATT
It encodes the following:
- a CDS encoding response regulator transcription factor — translated: MDKKILVVDDEQSIVTLLQYNLQQAGYEVITAMDGQEGKDLAISEKPDLIVLDLMLPKLDGIEVCKQLRQQKIATPILMLTAKDDEFDKVLGLELGADDYMTKPFSPREVVARVKAILRRTQFVPEAAEEKSEDGDSFKIGGLKIFPQHYEAYFEEELLELTPKEFELLLYLAKNKSRVLTRDQLLSAVWNYDFAGDTRIVDVHISHLREKIEANTKKPVYIKTIRGLGYKLEEPKGE
- the hflC gene encoding protease modulator HflC; translated protein: MSDQNIVNINERGGNFKWRSYTKLGIILVLIIAGLGILFSNLFIVKEGEYKVIRQFGEVVRIESEPGLAYKIPFIQSVSTLPRYQMTYDVSEAEINTKDKKVMIIDNYAVWKIDDPKKMISNARTLEGAEARMEEFIYSVTRSELGRLNYEEIINDEKSSRGSLNDQITTKVNELLANDNYGITVTDVRIKRTDLPAENEQSVYTRMISERQSTAQEYLSRGDAQKNVIIAETDRTVREMLAKAQADAEVIRAEGEAGAAKVYNEAFSKDPEFYSLFRTLESYKKTINGETVIVLPSDSPYARLLMGNTN
- the mutM gene encoding DNA-formamidopyrimidine glycosylase, translating into MPELPEVETVRRTLQQLVIGKTISHVSVFWPKMVKHPEELAQFKDALAGQTFQDIGRRGKFLILYTFDYALVSHLRMEGRYGLYSKEEPAEKHTHVIFHFTDGTELRYKDVRKFGTMHLYAKGEELKALPLAHLGPEPFAEEFTVDDLAARLARTSRHVKTALLDQKTIVGLGNIYVDEALFRSRIHPERAANSLTRTELETLHKEIGDTLREAVDKGGSTIRSYVNSQGQIGMFQLELFVYGRKGEGCKVCGSTLERIVTGGRGTVFCPACQRK
- the ytaF gene encoding sporulation membrane protein YtaF; the protein is MAHIFSLLILAFAVSLDSFSVGLTYGLRKMSIPFKSISIIACCSALTLMAAMTIGHLIEAFLSPALAESLGGVILIFLGAWVLYQFFRPEKVKDVLPHEKTIVNLEIKSLGLVINILKKPMSADFDKSGAITGIEALMLGLALSLDAFGAGIGAAMLGYSPYYLAMTVAVMSSLFVFMGMQVGAVFSKSGWVHKFSFIPGIILIVIGILKI
- the polA gene encoding DNA polymerase I; the encoded protein is MDKKKLVLIDGNSIAYRAFFALPLLNNDKGIHTNAVYGFTMMLQRILEDEKPTHLLVAFDAGKTTFRHKTFSEYKGGRQKTPPELSEQFPYIRELLDAYGISRYELENYEADDIIGTLSLHAEKDGYEVKVISGDKDLTQLSSDSVTVSITRKGITDIEEYTPAHIEEKYGITPDRIIDMKGLMGDSSDNIPGVPGVGEKTALKLLKEFGTLEELLKSVDEVSGKKLKEKLEEFREQALMSKELATISREAPVEIKIEDIEYEGFEKEKVISIFKELGFNSLLEKIGGDTEAIEENLDEIEFIIADEIKEDMFSDENAFYVELLEDNYHYADIIGFSVANDKGNFYFSKDKALESDVFKRWAEDETKKKTVYDAKRSEVSLRHHGIHLKGADFDLYIASYIINPSQSIEDIASIAKNHGYHAIQSDEAFYGKGAKRRIPEEKELGGHLARKAAALMTLREKLDSDLKENQQSELFYDLEMPLSLILADMESTGVKVDLGRLRTMGQDLLSKLDEIEKRIHELAGEAFNINSPKQLGVILFEKLGLPVIKKTKTGYSTSADVLEKLENDHEIIRDILHYRQLGKLQSTYIEGLLKVVNNETGKVHTRFNQALTQTGRLSSTDPNLQNIPIRLEEGRKIRQAFVPSEPGWAIFAADYSQIELRVLAHIADDEKLIEAFNEDMDIHTKTAMEVFHVKADEVTSNMRRHAKAVNFGIVYGISDYGLSQSLGITRKEAGKFIDRYLESYPGVKQYMDDIIHEAKQKGFVSTLLHRRRYLPEITSRNFNLRSFAERTAMNTPIQGSAADIIKKAMIDMADRLRKEELKARLLLSVHDELIFEAPEDEIEKLKKIVPDVMENTVELKVPLKVDYSYGPTWFDAK
- the pnpS gene encoding two-component system histidine kinase PnpS is translated as MTTFRTRLLFALLSLILVVLVALGLLLGQLFKSYYLNTFDARLQKETEMAASYIEGNGGIGSITIERINELGDILDVRVTATDNKGRILMDSSVKSETSQSRHQEIIVEVLKKKSVYESGWEVAGGFNLHYYWQPVMINGEKEGYIFLSTKLAEFQKAYQQIWWILAVSLGLSLFLIILLGSRITARYTKPIESATQVAIELTKGNYRARTYEDQEDETGMLSKSINVLARNLQEMVKSQEMQQDRLGALIENMGSGLILIDSRGYINLVNRPYKEVFNVNPSEYLYKLYYEVIEHKGITEVVEEIFMTEQKVKKQLIIPVNIERRYFEVYGVPIIGTNDEWKGILLVFHDITELKKLEQMRKDFVANVSHELKTPITSIKGFSETLLDGAMENKQTLNDFLNIILKESDRLQSLIQELLDLSKIEKQGFSLSIQQLDLADVLEDVVAIMKGKAAEKEIVLEYKREDKPVYIEGDVHRLKQVFINIISNAISYTPNQGVVYISSADSDSTVLTEIRDTGIGIEAGEIPRIFERFYRVDKARSRNSGGTGLGLAIVKHLVEAHKGTISVKSEVGKGTAFIIELPKKI
- the hflK gene encoding FtsH protease activity modulator HflK produces the protein MISLKRIYTIAGLIIAIVILSIVAFTTWYTVDESDQAVILTFGKVEEGITEPGLHFKLPWPVQSVEKLSKETFSLQFGYEEKGGEIKDFPDETKMITGDENIVLADLVVQWKITDPEKYLYNAEEPEEILYDATSSSLRSIIGGSKIDDALTSGKADIEADVRELLTSLIGKYDIGISILAVKLQDVELPNDDVRKAFTDVTDARETANTKKNEADKYKNQRMNEAEGEKKALISKANGEKAARLERARGDVAVFNKLYGEYKNNPDITRERLVIETLEQVLPGAEIYIMNDDGNTMKYFPIRPLEKEQSKPKEEGGTDNE
- a CDS encoding MaoC/PaaZ C-terminal domain-containing protein codes for the protein MLLGKKRKLGRTIEEISVGEKLTLTEKIEDKDLLLYLGLTNDANPLYIQHDYASQTPYKKPIVPSVMLNGIINSAISKYLPGPGSHVLKQDIEYSKPVYHYGTVQFLFEVIEVNTSNHTVQIKVQGTNEEDQTVINGQLLVCPPYKPQPMDGNALDNF